A single window of Bacteroidales bacterium DNA harbors:
- a CDS encoding DUF3276 family protein, translating into MEEYDNTGRKEEIFSLAIRAGKRTYFFDVKATRSDEYYLTITESKRKFNNEEGKFFYEKHKLFLYKEDFDKFQNGLQGVIEFIQTGKKPELPDLDSGSAVHQEPGNDPPDSHTDVTFEDLDLEGGPDKA; encoded by the coding sequence ATGGAAGAGTATGATAATACAGGCAGAAAAGAGGAGATTTTTTCGTTGGCGATCCGGGCAGGCAAAAGAACCTATTTCTTTGATGTGAAAGCTACGAGATCCGACGAATATTATCTGACGATCACGGAAAGCAAGCGTAAATTCAACAACGAAGAGGGTAAGTTTTTCTATGAGAAACATAAATTGTTTCTTTACAAGGAAGATTTCGATAAGTTCCAGAACGGACTTCAGGGAGTGATCGAATTTATCCAGACAGGGAAAAAGCCAGAATTACCCGACCTTGATTCAGGTAGCGCTGTTCACCAGGAACCCGGCAATGATCCTCCGGATTCTCACACAGACGTAACCTTTGAGGATCTTGATCTGGAAGGTGGTCCTGACAAGGCCTGA